From Myxococcus xanthus, a single genomic window includes:
- a CDS encoding bifunctional alpha,alpha-trehalose-phosphate synthase (UDP-forming)/trehalose-phosphatase encodes MSRLLLVSNRLPVTVKVEKDTVSVVRSAGGLATGLRRPHERSGGLWIGWPGDVSRLSESQRARVDAQLAELRCVPLTLSASEVSRYYEGYSNRVLWPLCHYMLERIPRQDRDWEVYRKVNERFADLVAKHYEPGDTIWVHDYQLMLVPGMLRQRLPGARIGYFHHIPFPSSEIFSTLPRRRELLKGLLGADLIGFHTVSYVRHFSGALLRHLGLDTDIDRIIWEGRDVRVGAFPMGIDAQAFESIASEPGMQEEVANLRRSSEGQRILLGIDRLDYTKGIPRRLLAVQRVLERTPAWRGRLRFIQVTVPSRTQVEAYANYRELVNELVGRINGLYGTVHNVPVHYLYRSFNERQLVGLYRGADVMLVTPVRDGMNLVAKEFCAARPDDDGVLVLSEFAGAAAELGGALIVNPYDVDAMADAIEKALGMAEEERRTRMHTLRKQVKSRDVHWWTSSFLDRLQSLPAVDVRAEASAPEALAQMKQVERLQLLLDYDGTLVGYAPRPELAAPDAALKELLAKLVARPGISVSIVSGRPKETLEEWLGDLAMGLYAEHGLWSRPAPGEAWRMLEGVTFDWKERVRPELETFSARVPGSFVEEKTASLAWHYRLVDAEFGAIQSRELRLYLAEKFAGQSMDILPGDKVVEIRPRGVHKGRVVGEATKDAAPGALVVAIGDDRTDEDLFASIPPGGLTIHAGNKPTRAAFRVNGPDEVRALLAGLLEP; translated from the coding sequence ATGTCCCGACTCCTACTCGTCTCGAATCGACTTCCTGTCACCGTCAAGGTGGAGAAGGACACTGTCTCCGTGGTCCGCAGCGCGGGAGGCCTGGCCACCGGCCTTCGCCGTCCGCACGAACGCTCGGGGGGGCTGTGGATTGGCTGGCCCGGGGACGTCTCCCGCTTGTCGGAAAGCCAACGCGCCCGCGTGGACGCCCAGCTCGCGGAGCTGCGCTGCGTGCCGCTGACGCTGTCCGCCAGCGAGGTGAGCCGCTACTACGAAGGCTATTCCAACCGCGTCCTGTGGCCGCTGTGCCACTACATGCTGGAGCGCATTCCGCGCCAGGACCGCGATTGGGAGGTGTACCGCAAGGTCAACGAGCGCTTCGCGGACCTGGTGGCGAAGCACTACGAGCCCGGGGACACCATCTGGGTCCACGACTATCAGCTCATGCTGGTGCCTGGCATGTTGCGCCAGCGGTTGCCCGGCGCGCGCATCGGCTACTTCCACCACATCCCGTTTCCGTCGTCGGAAATCTTCAGCACGCTGCCGCGTCGGCGTGAGCTGCTGAAGGGGCTGCTGGGCGCGGACCTCATCGGCTTCCACACGGTGAGCTACGTGCGGCACTTCTCCGGAGCGCTGCTGCGGCACCTCGGGCTGGACACGGACATCGACCGCATCATCTGGGAGGGGCGCGACGTGCGCGTGGGCGCCTTCCCCATGGGCATCGACGCGCAGGCCTTCGAATCGATTGCGAGCGAGCCCGGCATGCAGGAGGAGGTGGCGAACTTGCGCCGGTCCTCCGAAGGACAGCGCATCCTGTTGGGCATCGACCGGCTGGACTACACCAAGGGCATTCCGCGGCGCCTCCTGGCGGTGCAGCGCGTGCTGGAGCGCACGCCCGCGTGGCGTGGCCGCCTGCGTTTCATCCAGGTGACGGTACCCAGCCGGACCCAGGTGGAGGCGTACGCCAACTACCGCGAGCTGGTGAACGAGCTGGTGGGGCGCATCAATGGGCTCTACGGGACGGTGCACAACGTGCCCGTGCACTACCTCTACCGCTCATTCAACGAACGGCAGCTCGTGGGGTTGTACCGGGGCGCGGATGTGATGCTCGTCACGCCGGTGCGGGACGGGATGAACCTGGTGGCGAAGGAGTTCTGCGCGGCGCGTCCGGACGACGACGGCGTGCTGGTGCTCAGCGAGTTCGCGGGCGCCGCAGCGGAGCTGGGGGGCGCGCTCATCGTCAACCCCTACGACGTGGACGCCATGGCGGACGCCATCGAGAAAGCGCTGGGGATGGCGGAGGAGGAGCGCCGCACGCGCATGCACACGCTGCGCAAGCAGGTGAAGTCGCGGGACGTGCATTGGTGGACGTCCTCCTTCCTCGACCGGCTCCAGTCGCTGCCCGCGGTGGACGTGCGCGCCGAGGCGAGCGCGCCCGAGGCGCTGGCGCAGATGAAGCAGGTGGAGCGGCTGCAACTGCTCCTGGACTACGACGGGACGCTGGTGGGCTACGCGCCCCGGCCGGAGCTGGCCGCGCCGGATGCGGCGCTGAAGGAGTTGCTGGCGAAGCTGGTGGCCCGGCCCGGCATCTCGGTGAGCATCGTCAGCGGCCGGCCCAAGGAGACGCTGGAGGAATGGTTGGGCGACCTGGCCATGGGCCTGTATGCCGAGCACGGCCTGTGGTCCCGCCCGGCGCCGGGGGAGGCGTGGAGGATGCTGGAGGGCGTGACGTTCGACTGGAAGGAGCGCGTGCGCCCCGAACTGGAGACCTTCTCCGCGCGCGTGCCGGGCTCCTTCGTGGAGGAGAAGACAGCGTCGCTGGCGTGGCACTACCGCCTGGTGGACGCGGAGTTCGGCGCCATCCAGTCCCGCGAGCTGCGGCTGTACCTGGCGGAGAAGTTCGCAGGGCAGTCCATGGACATCCTCCCCGGGGACAAGGTGGTGGAGATTCGTCCGCGGGGCGTGCACAAGGGCCGCGTGGTGGGCGAGGCCACGAAGGACGCGGCGCCCGGCGCCCTCGTGGTGGCCATCGGCGATGACCGCACGGACGAGGACCTCTTCGCATCCATTCCGCCCGGCGGGCTCACCATCCACGCGGGCAACAAGCCCACGCGCGCGGCGTTCCGGGTGAATGGCCCGGACGAGGTCCGCGCGCTGCTGGCGGGTCTGCTGGAGCCGTAA